A single region of the Pseudomonas sp. GGS8 genome encodes:
- the pseB gene encoding UDP-N-acetylglucosamine 4,6-dehydratase (inverting) → MFNGKSIFISGGTGSFGRNFIRRLLEQYQPKRVVVFSRDELKQYEMQQTFNAPCMRYFIGDVRDADRLRQAMRGIDYVVHAAALKQVPAAEYNPTECIRTNVNGAENIIAAAIDNGVKKVVALSTDKAASPINLYGATKLLSDKLFVAANNIAGEQQTRFAVVRYGNVAGSRGSVVPFFSKLIAEGAKELPITDERMTRFWITLDHGVKFVLDSFARMHGGEVFVPKIPSIRIVDLAQGMADHLPHKHVGIRPGEKLHELMVPLDDARMTLEFDDHYTIQPSIRFTSVDVDFAVDKLGEQGRPVSEDFEYRSDTNPHFLSVGQIADLHAELSA, encoded by the coding sequence ATGTTCAACGGTAAATCGATTTTCATCTCTGGCGGCACCGGCTCGTTCGGGCGCAATTTCATCCGCCGGTTGCTGGAGCAATACCAGCCCAAGCGGGTGGTGGTGTTTTCCCGCGATGAGCTCAAGCAGTACGAGATGCAGCAGACGTTCAACGCGCCGTGCATGCGTTACTTCATTGGTGATGTGCGTGACGCCGACCGTTTGCGCCAGGCCATGCGCGGTATCGATTACGTGGTGCACGCCGCGGCGCTGAAGCAAGTGCCGGCGGCGGAATACAACCCCACCGAATGCATCCGCACCAACGTCAACGGCGCGGAAAACATCATTGCCGCGGCCATCGATAACGGCGTGAAAAAAGTCGTCGCGCTGTCCACCGACAAGGCTGCCAGCCCGATCAACTTGTACGGCGCGACCAAGCTGCTGTCGGACAAACTGTTCGTGGCGGCCAACAACATTGCCGGCGAGCAGCAAACCCGGTTTGCCGTGGTGCGCTATGGCAACGTCGCCGGCTCACGGGGTTCGGTGGTGCCGTTCTTCAGCAAACTGATTGCCGAGGGCGCCAAAGAGCTGCCGATCACCGACGAGCGCATGACGCGGTTCTGGATCACCCTCGATCACGGCGTGAAGTTTGTGCTCGACAGCTTCGCCCGAATGCACGGTGGTGAAGTGTTTGTGCCGAAGATTCCGTCGATTCGCATCGTCGATCTGGCGCAGGGCATGGCTGACCATTTGCCACACAAACACGTCGGCATTCGTCCGGGGGAAAAACTCCATGAACTGATGGTGCCGCTGGACGACGCGCGTATGACCCTGGAGTTCGATGATCACTACACCATTCAGCCGTCGATCCGCTTCACCAGTGTCGACGTGGATTTTGCCGTGGATAAACTGGGGGAGCAGGGCCGGCCGGTGAGCGAAGACTTCGAGTACCGCTCCGACACCAACCCGCACTTCCTGTCGGTCGGCCAGATCGCTGACCTGCACGCGGAGTTGTCGGCATGA
- the pseC gene encoding UDP-4-amino-4,6-dideoxy-N-acetyl-beta-L-altrosamine transaminase, whose product MIPYGRQSLDQADIDAVVAVLQSDWLTQGPTIERFEQAMAERCQADFAVAVCNATAALHIACLAAGLGPGDWLWTTPNTFLASANCGRYCGAEVDFVDIDPLTWNLDAYTLAAKLEIAERDGKLPKVLVAVAFSGQSCDMRMIAELAERYGFTVIEDASHAVGASYAGRPVGCGEFAAMTVFSFHPVKIITSAEGGMVLTNRPELVERLQRLRSHGMTRDPEQMTESSHGPWYYQQVELGFNYRITDLQAALGLSQLNKLDGFIERRRELAARYDRLLAYLPLTLPSAQPEAESAWHLYVVRLQTERINLSHRQVFEGLRAAGVGVNLHYIPLHLQPYYRDLGFAEGDFPQAERYYAEAISLPLFPLLSDEQQDYVVEQLRRLILEE is encoded by the coding sequence ATGATTCCCTACGGTCGGCAAAGCCTCGATCAGGCGGACATCGATGCGGTGGTCGCCGTGTTGCAGTCCGACTGGCTGACCCAAGGGCCGACCATCGAGCGTTTCGAACAGGCCATGGCCGAGCGTTGCCAGGCCGATTTCGCGGTGGCGGTGTGCAATGCCACGGCGGCGTTGCACATTGCCTGCCTCGCTGCCGGCCTGGGGCCGGGCGATTGGTTGTGGACCACGCCGAACACCTTTCTGGCCTCGGCCAACTGCGGTCGCTACTGCGGCGCCGAGGTTGATTTTGTCGACATCGACCCGCTGACCTGGAACCTCGACGCCTACACCTTGGCGGCGAAGCTTGAAATCGCCGAGCGCGATGGCAAGCTGCCGAAAGTGTTGGTGGCGGTAGCGTTCTCCGGGCAAAGCTGCGATATGCGCATGATTGCCGAACTGGCCGAGCGTTACGGTTTCACCGTGATCGAGGATGCCTCCCACGCGGTCGGCGCTTCCTATGCCGGGCGCCCGGTGGGTTGTGGTGAATTCGCGGCCATGACGGTGTTCAGTTTCCACCCGGTGAAGATCATCACCAGTGCCGAAGGCGGCATGGTGTTGACCAATCGCCCGGAACTGGTCGAGCGCTTGCAACGCCTGCGCAGCCACGGCATGACCCGTGACCCGGAGCAGATGACCGAGTCCAGTCACGGCCCCTGGTACTACCAGCAAGTGGAACTGGGCTTCAATTATCGGATCACCGACCTGCAAGCAGCCCTCGGTCTGTCACAGCTGAACAAGCTCGATGGTTTTATCGAGCGTCGACGTGAGCTGGCGGCGCGTTATGACCGGTTGCTGGCGTACTTGCCGCTGACCTTGCCCAGCGCACAGCCTGAAGCCGAATCAGCGTGGCATCTGTACGTGGTGCGTTTGCAGACGGAGCGGATCAACCTCAGTCATCGGCAGGTGTTCGAAGGCTTGCGTGCGGCCGGTGTCGGTGTGAACCTGCACTATATTCCGCTGCACCTGCAGCCGTATTATCGCGACCTGGGTTTTGCCGAGGGGGATTTCCCCCAGGCCGAACGTTATTACGCTGAGGCCATCAGCCTGCCGCTGTTTCCTCTGCTGAGCGATGAACAACAGGATTATGTGGTCGAGCAACTGCGACGACTGATCCTTGAGGAGTAG
- the pseF gene encoding pseudaminic acid cytidylyltransferase, producing the protein MSCVAIIPARGGSKRIPRKNLKPFDGVPMIVRSIRTALESDLFDQVIVSTDDEEIAEVAQANGAQVPFMRPAALADDFTGTAAVIVHALNQLPPFDHACCVYATAPLLQTRYLRQGYELLVQHPDKSFAFSVTGFGFPVQRALTLDEQGALTSLYPEFRDTRSQDLPEAFQDAGQFYWGRSEAWLRGDALFSPASLPVILPRYLVQDIDTLEDWKRAEYLYAALKAGGELQ; encoded by the coding sequence TTGAGCTGTGTTGCGATCATTCCGGCCCGTGGTGGCAGCAAGCGAATCCCGCGCAAGAACCTCAAGCCGTTCGACGGTGTGCCGATGATCGTCCGTTCGATTCGCACGGCGCTGGAATCAGACCTGTTCGATCAGGTGATCGTCAGCACCGACGATGAAGAAATCGCCGAAGTCGCACAAGCCAATGGCGCTCAAGTGCCGTTCATGCGGCCTGCGGCACTGGCTGACGATTTCACCGGGACTGCGGCGGTGATCGTGCATGCCTTGAATCAATTGCCGCCGTTCGACCATGCCTGCTGCGTCTACGCAACGGCACCGTTGTTGCAGACGCGTTATCTGCGTCAGGGGTATGAGTTGCTGGTGCAGCACCCGGACAAGTCTTTCGCGTTTTCGGTCACCGGTTTTGGTTTCCCGGTGCAACGGGCCTTGACCCTCGATGAACAGGGCGCCTTGACCTCGCTCTACCCGGAGTTTCGCGATACCCGCTCCCAGGACTTGCCCGAAGCCTTTCAAGACGCCGGCCAGTTCTACTGGGGGCGCAGCGAGGCCTGGTTGCGTGGTGATGCGTTGTTCTCGCCGGCGAGCCTGCCGGTGATTCTGCCGCGCTACCTGGTGCAGGACATCGACACGCTTGAGGACTGGAAACGCGCCGAATACCTTTACGCCGCCTTGAAGGCCGGGGGTGAGTTGCAATGA
- the pseG gene encoding UDP-2,4-diacetamido-2,4,6-trideoxy-beta-L-altropyranose hydrolase, with protein MRVLIRADASPTIGSGHIARCLTLARVLRKQGAHVAFACRLLPGHRLDNLASEGFDTFALPERYADEDPQQAIESMLPWQADISALAQALESHPAFDWIIVDHYGLDHHWQTAARRWAPRIAAVDDLATRQYRVDLLLNQNLSGTPEAYASLLTPGCQTLLGPRFAMLRDEFCCPAIEIKPRARRVLVNFGGFDAAMQTHHAMLALADLHELEVDFVAGADNPAWEQMQALAAFRPNWRLHSFVSDFYRLMTEADLFVGAGGGTSWERAAMGLPTICIAVSNNQQANGEVMATSGAHVFLGSREHVSVEQLRQAIGFVVGNQVFRQSLADRSRQLVDGRGAQRVAAALAGAVLQVRRATADDAQLLFEGRNAEAVRRWSLDTHLIDWQRHQTWLAASLSNPQRLLLIAEADDGPVGMLRYDLDGTRAEVSIYLFEGRLGLGWGRALLARGEAFVTAHWPQLEAITAQVLPANQPSLKVFCGAGFTQSACAFTRVLKDHT; from the coding sequence ATGAGGGTGCTGATCCGCGCCGACGCATCGCCGACCATCGGCAGTGGCCACATTGCCCGCTGCCTGACCCTGGCCAGGGTGCTGCGCAAACAGGGCGCGCACGTTGCTTTCGCCTGTCGCCTGCTGCCGGGCCATCGACTGGATAACCTGGCAAGCGAGGGCTTCGACACCTTCGCGCTGCCGGAGCGCTACGCCGATGAGGATCCGCAGCAGGCCATCGAGTCGATGCTGCCGTGGCAGGCGGACATCTCCGCGCTGGCGCAAGCCCTGGAAAGTCATCCGGCTTTCGACTGGATCATCGTCGACCACTATGGCCTCGATCATCACTGGCAGACCGCGGCCCGCCGCTGGGCACCCCGGATCGCGGCGGTGGATGACCTGGCCACTCGGCAGTACCGCGTCGATCTACTGCTCAATCAAAATCTGTCGGGCACCCCAGAGGCCTATGCCTCGCTGTTGACGCCCGGCTGCCAGACCTTGCTCGGCCCACGTTTTGCGATGCTGCGCGATGAGTTCTGTTGTCCGGCGATCGAGATCAAGCCTCGGGCCAGACGCGTTTTGGTGAACTTCGGCGGTTTCGATGCGGCCATGCAGACCCATCACGCGATGTTGGCGCTGGCGGACCTCCATGAGCTGGAGGTCGATTTCGTGGCGGGTGCCGACAACCCGGCCTGGGAGCAGATGCAGGCGCTGGCGGCGTTTCGTCCGAATTGGCGCCTGCACAGTTTTGTCAGCGACTTCTACCGGCTGATGACCGAGGCCGACCTGTTTGTCGGCGCCGGTGGCGGCACCAGTTGGGAGCGGGCGGCCATGGGGCTGCCGACGATCTGCATTGCGGTCTCGAATAATCAGCAGGCCAACGGCGAGGTGATGGCGACCTCGGGCGCTCATGTGTTTCTGGGCAGCCGCGAGCACGTCAGCGTCGAGCAGTTGCGCCAGGCCATCGGTTTTGTCGTGGGCAATCAGGTTTTTCGTCAAAGTCTGGCCGACCGCTCGCGGCAGTTGGTCGATGGCCGTGGAGCGCAACGGGTGGCGGCAGCGCTGGCGGGGGCGGTATTGCAGGTGCGTCGGGCCACTGCGGACGATGCGCAATTGTTGTTTGAGGGGCGTAATGCCGAAGCTGTACGGCGTTGGTCGCTGGATACTCACCTCATCGATTGGCAACGGCATCAGACCTGGCTGGCTGCGAGCCTGAGTAACCCCCAGCGACTGCTGTTGATTGCCGAGGCGGATGACGGCCCGGTCGGTATGTTGCGCTATGACCTTGACGGTACTCGGGCCGAAGTTTCGATTTATCTGTTCGAAGGCCGACTCGGTCTGGGCTGGGGCAGGGCATTGCTGGCGCGGGGCGAAGCGTTCGTCACGGCTCATTGGCCACAACTTGAGGCCATCACCGCCCAGGTACTGCCGGCCAATCAGCCATCGCTGAAGGTTTTTTGCGGGGCAGGTTTTACTCAGAGTGCTTGTGCGTTCACGCGCGTTTTAAAGGATCACACATGA
- the pseI gene encoding pseudaminic acid synthase yields the protein MTSFKIGNRSIGADAPPFIIAEMSGNHNQSLDVALHIVEAAAKAGAHALKLQTYTAETMTLDLSEGEFFIKDPNSLWAGSSLYALYEKAHTPWEWHAPIFARAKELGMLAFSTPFDDTAVDFLESLDVPAYKIASFENTDLPLIRRVAATGKPLIISTGMASIAELDETVRAAREAGCKDLVLLKCTSTYPATPANSNVRTIPHLRELFGCEVGLSDHSMGVGVSVAAVALGATVVEKHFTLDRAAGGVDASFSLEPAELASLVIETERAWQAMGQVHYGVTEAERKSLVYRRSLYVTQDMVAGEPFTAANLRAIRPGLGLAPKHAETLLGRRARQAIKRGTPLDWSLVE from the coding sequence ATGACCAGTTTCAAGATCGGCAACCGCTCGATCGGTGCCGATGCGCCGCCATTCATCATTGCCGAGATGAGCGGCAACCATAACCAGTCGCTGGACGTGGCGCTGCACATCGTCGAAGCCGCGGCCAAGGCCGGCGCGCATGCCTTGAAGCTGCAAACCTATACCGCCGAAACCATGACCCTGGACTTGTCCGAAGGCGAGTTCTTCATCAAGGACCCCAACAGCCTGTGGGCCGGTTCTTCGCTGTATGCGCTGTACGAGAAGGCCCACACGCCGTGGGAGTGGCACGCGCCGATCTTCGCTCGGGCCAAAGAGCTGGGCATGCTGGCATTCTCCACACCGTTCGATGACACCGCGGTGGACTTCCTCGAAAGCCTCGATGTACCGGCCTACAAGATCGCCAGTTTCGAGAACACCGATTTGCCGTTGATCCGGCGGGTCGCGGCCACCGGCAAGCCGCTGATCATTTCCACCGGCATGGCCAGCATCGCCGAACTCGACGAAACCGTGCGTGCCGCCCGCGAGGCCGGTTGCAAGGACCTGGTATTGCTCAAGTGCACCAGCACTTACCCGGCGACGCCCGCCAACAGCAATGTGCGCACGATCCCTCATCTGCGTGAGTTATTTGGCTGTGAAGTCGGTTTGTCCGATCATTCGATGGGCGTCGGGGTGTCTGTCGCCGCCGTAGCGCTGGGAGCGACGGTGGTGGAAAAACACTTCACCCTAGACCGTGCCGCAGGCGGGGTGGACGCCAGTTTTTCCCTGGAGCCGGCCGAACTCGCCAGCCTGGTGATCGAAACCGAGCGCGCCTGGCAGGCCATGGGCCAGGTGCATTACGGCGTGACGGAAGCCGAGCGCAAGTCCCTGGTGTACCGCCGGTCGCTGTATGTCACCCAGGATATGGTCGCCGGAGAGCCTTTTACCGCCGCCAATCTGCGGGCTATCCGTCCAGGCCTGGGGCTGGCCCCCAAACACGCTGAAACCCTTCTGGGCCGCCGTGCCCGCCAGGCCATCAAGCGCGGAACGCCGCTGGACTGGTCATTGGTCGAATAA
- a CDS encoding ketoacyl-ACP synthase III, with protein sequence MIGIKSIASYVPVAGVDNYAQGAKFEKDEEFILGKIGSAFLPRKDAGQETSDLCVEAVNALFANNPELKREAIDVLIVVTQNGDEEGLPHTAAIVQDKLGLPTTVAAFDISLGCSGYVYGIYAIKGFMEAAGLKNGLLVTADPYSKIVDPEDRNTTMLFGDAATATWMGEDAPWQLGKAKFGTDGSGAPHLKVTDGVFFMNGRQVFNFALLKVPAHLHELLGDSGLTADDIDAFCIHQGSAAIVDAVARRFEGEPEKFLKDMVETGNTVSSSIPLLLEKHVLDSKWKRVALSGFGVGLSWGSAIIYRP encoded by the coding sequence ATGATTGGCATAAAGAGCATTGCGAGCTACGTTCCTGTAGCCGGCGTGGACAATTACGCACAAGGTGCAAAATTCGAAAAGGATGAAGAGTTCATCCTGGGCAAGATCGGTTCGGCCTTCCTGCCGCGCAAAGACGCCGGGCAAGAAACCTCGGACCTGTGTGTCGAAGCAGTCAACGCGCTGTTCGCCAACAACCCTGAATTGAAGCGCGAAGCCATCGACGTGCTGATCGTCGTGACCCAGAACGGCGACGAAGAAGGCCTGCCGCACACCGCCGCCATCGTTCAGGATAAACTGGGCCTGCCGACGACCGTGGCGGCGTTCGATATTTCCCTGGGCTGCTCCGGTTATGTCTATGGCATCTACGCCATCAAGGGATTCATGGAAGCCGCAGGCCTGAAGAATGGCTTGCTGGTGACCGCCGATCCGTACTCGAAGATCGTCGACCCGGAAGATCGCAACACCACCATGTTGTTCGGCGATGCCGCCACCGCCACCTGGATGGGCGAAGACGCGCCATGGCAGTTGGGCAAGGCCAAGTTCGGCACCGACGGTTCCGGTGCGCCGCACCTGAAGGTCACCGATGGCGTGTTCTTCATGAATGGCCGTCAGGTCTTCAACTTCGCGCTGCTCAAAGTCCCTGCGCATTTGCATGAGCTGCTGGGCGATTCGGGCCTGACGGCTGACGATATCGATGCCTTCTGCATTCACCAGGGCAGTGCGGCGATTGTCGATGCCGTGGCACGACGCTTCGAGGGTGAGCCCGAGAAGTTCCTCAAGGACATGGTCGAAACCGGTAATACCGTGTCGTCGAGTATTCCGTTGCTGCTGGAAAAACACGTGCTTGATTCCAAATGGAAGCGTGTGGCACTCAGCGGTTTCGGTGTTGGTTTGTCTTGGGGGTCGGCGATCATCTATCGTCCTTGA